One part of the Haliotis asinina isolate JCU_RB_2024 chromosome 2, JCU_Hal_asi_v2, whole genome shotgun sequence genome encodes these proteins:
- the LOC137273685 gene encoding choline transporter-like protein 4 isoform X1: MSKVAPDDNPSKGGKPLVYDPTFKGPIKKRSCTDVICCILFLAFVAGQVVVGFYAYAYGDPTLLLYPQDSQGNLCGLGTMRGRNNLFFFDLTECGRMGPGVFINGCPTPQVCVSSCPTVNYVAATDFLKTGNAATELICVDGADKTQTVHTLVFSKACAPFYLKSTPVVNRCLPDISQFISLGNTVAEVTTSAGSNIPITDGSNNTVTGEALKLAEDLQQGFNITPSDVESSVRVLQAFLKAKEYGEKIISDIVETWYLILVCLVLAMIVSLIYIVIMRWIAGFMVFFSLVAFAGIFGGGSGYCFYEWYHSRGTQESYTIYMGGLTLTFQKEKLFLGCGITAGIIFLIVVLILLFLISRIRIAIALIKEGSRAVGNMMFTLVWPIFPFLMQLVVVGVQLAIAVYLASIGRNQQLGQNNITYANGTVNEDLVKETTKNLFQQIPCDTDTNDTTLGNVCGYLKYGRGDFTIYLQIYNIFMLFWMVNFAVALGQMTLAGAFASYYWAWDKSKDIPTFPLASSFWRCFRYHLGTLAFGSLIIAIVQMIRVFLEYLDHKLKGSENPVAKFFLKCLKCCFWCLEKFIKFINKNAYIITAIYGKNFCMAAKDAFFLILRNVVRVVVIDKVTDFLLLIGKLVVVGLVGAGSFFFFDGRIPYLAKYTPNLNFYIVPIVVVIIGSYIVASCFFSVYGMAVDTLFLCFLEDLERHDGSADKPYYMSKELMGILGKKNTIPKKED; encoded by the exons GGAAACCATTGGTTTACGACCCCACTTTCAAAGGACCAATCAAAAAGAG ATCATGTACGGATGTCATCTGCTGTATCCTGTTCCTGGCGTTCGTGGCGGGACAGGTCGTTGTTGGTTTTTATG CCTATGCCTATGGAGACCCCACCCTCCTGCTTTACCCCCAGGATTCTCAGGGTAACCTGTGCGGCCTTGGTACAATGCG GGGGAGAAACAACTTGTTCTTTTTCGACCTGACGGAGTGCGGACGGATGGGGCCAGGTGTGTTCATCAACGGTTGCCCCACCCCTCAG GTGTGTGTGTCCAGCTGCCCAACCGTCAACTACGTAGCCGCCACAGACTTTCTCAAAACCGGAAATGCCGCTACAGAGTTGATCTGCGTTGACGGAGCCGACAAGACGCAG ACGGTGCATACCTTAGTATTTTCAAAAGCTTGTGCCCCGTTCTACCTCAAAAGTACCCCAG TTGTAAACAGATGTCTGCCAGATATAAGTCAGTTCATCAGTTTGGGTAACACCGTTGCTGAGGTGACGACCTCCGCCGGTAGCAACATCCCCATCACAGACGGCAGCAACAATACGGTAACAGGGGAGGCCCTCAAGTTGGCAGAGGA TCTTCAGCAAGGCTTCAATATAACGCCGAGCGACGTTGAGAGCAGTGTCAG GGTACTCCAGGCATTTCTCAAAGCCAAGGAATATGGGGAGAAAATTATCTCGGATATTGTGGAGACCTGGTACTTGATTCTCGT GTGCCTGGTTCTGGCGATGATTGTCTCCCTTATATACATCGTCATCATGAGGTGGATAGCCGGCTTCATGGTGTTCTTCAGCCTCGTCGCCTTCGCTGGTATCTTCGGCGGAG GTTCTGGCTACTGTTTCTACGAATGGTACCACTCTCGAGGCACTCAAGAATCCTACACCATCTACATGGGAGGTTTGACCTTAACCTTTCAGAAGGAAAAGCTATTTCTCGGATGCG GCATAACAGCGGGGATCATCTTCCTCATCGTCGTTCTCATTCTGCTTTTCCTCATTTCCCGGATCCGTATCGCCATCGCCCTCATCAAGGAGGGAAGCAG GGCTGTTGGGAACATGATGTTCACGCTTGTCTGGCCCATCTTCCCCTTCCTAATGCAGCTCGTCGTCGTGGGGGTTCAACTGGCCATTGCTGT GTATCTGGCGTCCATTGGTCGGAACCAGCAACTTGGCCAGAACAACATCACGTATGCTAACGGGACTGTGAACGAGGATCTAGTCAAGGAGACCACTAAAAACCTGTTCCAGCAGATACCATGTGACACTGAT ACGAATGACACGACCCTTGGGAACGTGTGTGGTTACTTGAAGTATGGCCGTGGAGA TTTCACCATCTACCTCCAAATCTACAACATCTTCATGCTGTTCTGGATGGTCAACTTCGCGGTAGCCCTTGGTCAGATGACCCTGGCCGGAGCGTTCGCCTCGTACTACTGGGCGTGGGACAAGAGCAAGGACATCCCGACCTTCCCCTTGGCCAGCTCTTTCTGGCGTTGTTTCAG GTACCATCTGGGCACCCTGGCGTTTGGCTCCCTGATCATCGCGATCGTCCAGATGATCCGGGTGTTCCTGGAGTATTTGGACCATAAGCTGAAGGGCAGTGAGAACCCTGTGGCCAAATTCTTCCTTAA ATGTCTGAAGTGCTGCTTCTGGTGTCTGGAGAAGTTCATCAAATTCATCAACAAGAATGCCTACATCATC ACCGCCATCTACGGTAAGAATTTCTGCATGGCAGCGAAAGACGCGTTTTTCCTCATCCTCCGAAACGTCGTCAG GGTTGTCGTTATAGACAAGGTGACGGATTTTCTGCTTCTTATCGGGAAACTGGTTGTCGTGGGGCTTGTGG GAGCTGGCTCGTTCTTTTTCTTTGACGGGAGGATACCGTATTTAGCCAAGTACACGCCCAACCTCAACTTTTACATTGTTCCAATTGTG GTCGTCATCATCGGCAGCTACATCGTCGCCTCTTGCTTCTTCAGCGTGTACGGCATGGCCGTGGACACACTCTTCCTGTGTTTCT TGGAAGATCTGGAGCGTCATGACGGCTCGGCAGACAAGCCCTACTACATGAGCAAGGAACTGATGGGGATCCTAGGAAAGAAGAACACTATTCCCAAGAAGGAGGACTGA
- the LOC137273685 gene encoding choline transporter-like protein 4 isoform X2 yields MTSETSLLTVDEGKPLVYDPTFKGPIKKRSCTDVICCILFLAFVAGQVVVGFYAYAYGDPTLLLYPQDSQGNLCGLGTMRGRNNLFFFDLTECGRMGPGVFINGCPTPQVCVSSCPTVNYVAATDFLKTGNAATELICVDGADKTQTVHTLVFSKACAPFYLKSTPVVNRCLPDISQFISLGNTVAEVTTSAGSNIPITDGSNNTVTGEALKLAEDLQQGFNITPSDVESSVRVLQAFLKAKEYGEKIISDIVETWYLILVCLVLAMIVSLIYIVIMRWIAGFMVFFSLVAFAGIFGGGSGYCFYEWYHSRGTQESYTIYMGGLTLTFQKEKLFLGCGITAGIIFLIVVLILLFLISRIRIAIALIKEGSRAVGNMMFTLVWPIFPFLMQLVVVGVQLAIAVYLASIGRNQQLGQNNITYANGTVNEDLVKETTKNLFQQIPCDTDTNDTTLGNVCGYLKYGRGDFTIYLQIYNIFMLFWMVNFAVALGQMTLAGAFASYYWAWDKSKDIPTFPLASSFWRCFRYHLGTLAFGSLIIAIVQMIRVFLEYLDHKLKGSENPVAKFFLKCLKCCFWCLEKFIKFINKNAYIITAIYGKNFCMAAKDAFFLILRNVVRVVVIDKVTDFLLLIGKLVVVGLVGAGSFFFFDGRIPYLAKYTPNLNFYIVPIVVVIIGSYIVASCFFSVYGMAVDTLFLCFLEDLERHDGSADKPYYMSKELMGILGKKNTIPKKED; encoded by the exons GGAAACCATTGGTTTACGACCCCACTTTCAAAGGACCAATCAAAAAGAG ATCATGTACGGATGTCATCTGCTGTATCCTGTTCCTGGCGTTCGTGGCGGGACAGGTCGTTGTTGGTTTTTATG CCTATGCCTATGGAGACCCCACCCTCCTGCTTTACCCCCAGGATTCTCAGGGTAACCTGTGCGGCCTTGGTACAATGCG GGGGAGAAACAACTTGTTCTTTTTCGACCTGACGGAGTGCGGACGGATGGGGCCAGGTGTGTTCATCAACGGTTGCCCCACCCCTCAG GTGTGTGTGTCCAGCTGCCCAACCGTCAACTACGTAGCCGCCACAGACTTTCTCAAAACCGGAAATGCCGCTACAGAGTTGATCTGCGTTGACGGAGCCGACAAGACGCAG ACGGTGCATACCTTAGTATTTTCAAAAGCTTGTGCCCCGTTCTACCTCAAAAGTACCCCAG TTGTAAACAGATGTCTGCCAGATATAAGTCAGTTCATCAGTTTGGGTAACACCGTTGCTGAGGTGACGACCTCCGCCGGTAGCAACATCCCCATCACAGACGGCAGCAACAATACGGTAACAGGGGAGGCCCTCAAGTTGGCAGAGGA TCTTCAGCAAGGCTTCAATATAACGCCGAGCGACGTTGAGAGCAGTGTCAG GGTACTCCAGGCATTTCTCAAAGCCAAGGAATATGGGGAGAAAATTATCTCGGATATTGTGGAGACCTGGTACTTGATTCTCGT GTGCCTGGTTCTGGCGATGATTGTCTCCCTTATATACATCGTCATCATGAGGTGGATAGCCGGCTTCATGGTGTTCTTCAGCCTCGTCGCCTTCGCTGGTATCTTCGGCGGAG GTTCTGGCTACTGTTTCTACGAATGGTACCACTCTCGAGGCACTCAAGAATCCTACACCATCTACATGGGAGGTTTGACCTTAACCTTTCAGAAGGAAAAGCTATTTCTCGGATGCG GCATAACAGCGGGGATCATCTTCCTCATCGTCGTTCTCATTCTGCTTTTCCTCATTTCCCGGATCCGTATCGCCATCGCCCTCATCAAGGAGGGAAGCAG GGCTGTTGGGAACATGATGTTCACGCTTGTCTGGCCCATCTTCCCCTTCCTAATGCAGCTCGTCGTCGTGGGGGTTCAACTGGCCATTGCTGT GTATCTGGCGTCCATTGGTCGGAACCAGCAACTTGGCCAGAACAACATCACGTATGCTAACGGGACTGTGAACGAGGATCTAGTCAAGGAGACCACTAAAAACCTGTTCCAGCAGATACCATGTGACACTGAT ACGAATGACACGACCCTTGGGAACGTGTGTGGTTACTTGAAGTATGGCCGTGGAGA TTTCACCATCTACCTCCAAATCTACAACATCTTCATGCTGTTCTGGATGGTCAACTTCGCGGTAGCCCTTGGTCAGATGACCCTGGCCGGAGCGTTCGCCTCGTACTACTGGGCGTGGGACAAGAGCAAGGACATCCCGACCTTCCCCTTGGCCAGCTCTTTCTGGCGTTGTTTCAG GTACCATCTGGGCACCCTGGCGTTTGGCTCCCTGATCATCGCGATCGTCCAGATGATCCGGGTGTTCCTGGAGTATTTGGACCATAAGCTGAAGGGCAGTGAGAACCCTGTGGCCAAATTCTTCCTTAA ATGTCTGAAGTGCTGCTTCTGGTGTCTGGAGAAGTTCATCAAATTCATCAACAAGAATGCCTACATCATC ACCGCCATCTACGGTAAGAATTTCTGCATGGCAGCGAAAGACGCGTTTTTCCTCATCCTCCGAAACGTCGTCAG GGTTGTCGTTATAGACAAGGTGACGGATTTTCTGCTTCTTATCGGGAAACTGGTTGTCGTGGGGCTTGTGG GAGCTGGCTCGTTCTTTTTCTTTGACGGGAGGATACCGTATTTAGCCAAGTACACGCCCAACCTCAACTTTTACATTGTTCCAATTGTG GTCGTCATCATCGGCAGCTACATCGTCGCCTCTTGCTTCTTCAGCGTGTACGGCATGGCCGTGGACACACTCTTCCTGTGTTTCT TGGAAGATCTGGAGCGTCATGACGGCTCGGCAGACAAGCCCTACTACATGAGCAAGGAACTGATGGGGATCCTAGGAAAGAAGAACACTATTCCCAAGAAGGAGGACTGA
- the LOC137273685 gene encoding choline transporter-like protein 4 isoform X3, whose product MSKVAPDDNPSKGGKPLVYDPTFKGPIKKRSCTDVICCILFLAFVAGQVVVGFYAYAYGDPTLLLYPQDSQGNLCGLGTMRGRNNLFFFDLTECGRMGPGVFINGCPTPQVCVSSCPTVNYVAATDFLKTGNAATELICVDGADKTQTVHTLVFSKACAPFYLKSTPVVNRCLPDISQFISLGNTVAEVTTSAGSNIPITDGSNNTVTGEALKLAEEVLQAFLKAKEYGEKIISDIVETWYLILVCLVLAMIVSLIYIVIMRWIAGFMVFFSLVAFAGIFGGGSGYCFYEWYHSRGTQESYTIYMGGLTLTFQKEKLFLGCGITAGIIFLIVVLILLFLISRIRIAIALIKEGSRAVGNMMFTLVWPIFPFLMQLVVVGVQLAIAVYLASIGRNQQLGQNNITYANGTVNEDLVKETTKNLFQQIPCDTDTNDTTLGNVCGYLKYGRGDFTIYLQIYNIFMLFWMVNFAVALGQMTLAGAFASYYWAWDKSKDIPTFPLASSFWRCFRYHLGTLAFGSLIIAIVQMIRVFLEYLDHKLKGSENPVAKFFLKCLKCCFWCLEKFIKFINKNAYIITAIYGKNFCMAAKDAFFLILRNVVRVVVIDKVTDFLLLIGKLVVVGLVGAGSFFFFDGRIPYLAKYTPNLNFYIVPIVVVIIGSYIVASCFFSVYGMAVDTLFLCFLEDLERHDGSADKPYYMSKELMGILGKKNTIPKKED is encoded by the exons GGAAACCATTGGTTTACGACCCCACTTTCAAAGGACCAATCAAAAAGAG ATCATGTACGGATGTCATCTGCTGTATCCTGTTCCTGGCGTTCGTGGCGGGACAGGTCGTTGTTGGTTTTTATG CCTATGCCTATGGAGACCCCACCCTCCTGCTTTACCCCCAGGATTCTCAGGGTAACCTGTGCGGCCTTGGTACAATGCG GGGGAGAAACAACTTGTTCTTTTTCGACCTGACGGAGTGCGGACGGATGGGGCCAGGTGTGTTCATCAACGGTTGCCCCACCCCTCAG GTGTGTGTGTCCAGCTGCCCAACCGTCAACTACGTAGCCGCCACAGACTTTCTCAAAACCGGAAATGCCGCTACAGAGTTGATCTGCGTTGACGGAGCCGACAAGACGCAG ACGGTGCATACCTTAGTATTTTCAAAAGCTTGTGCCCCGTTCTACCTCAAAAGTACCCCAG TTGTAAACAGATGTCTGCCAGATATAAGTCAGTTCATCAGTTTGGGTAACACCGTTGCTGAGGTGACGACCTCCGCCGGTAGCAACATCCCCATCACAGACGGCAGCAACAATACGGTAACAGGGGAGGCCCTCAAGTTGGCAGAGGA GGTACTCCAGGCATTTCTCAAAGCCAAGGAATATGGGGAGAAAATTATCTCGGATATTGTGGAGACCTGGTACTTGATTCTCGT GTGCCTGGTTCTGGCGATGATTGTCTCCCTTATATACATCGTCATCATGAGGTGGATAGCCGGCTTCATGGTGTTCTTCAGCCTCGTCGCCTTCGCTGGTATCTTCGGCGGAG GTTCTGGCTACTGTTTCTACGAATGGTACCACTCTCGAGGCACTCAAGAATCCTACACCATCTACATGGGAGGTTTGACCTTAACCTTTCAGAAGGAAAAGCTATTTCTCGGATGCG GCATAACAGCGGGGATCATCTTCCTCATCGTCGTTCTCATTCTGCTTTTCCTCATTTCCCGGATCCGTATCGCCATCGCCCTCATCAAGGAGGGAAGCAG GGCTGTTGGGAACATGATGTTCACGCTTGTCTGGCCCATCTTCCCCTTCCTAATGCAGCTCGTCGTCGTGGGGGTTCAACTGGCCATTGCTGT GTATCTGGCGTCCATTGGTCGGAACCAGCAACTTGGCCAGAACAACATCACGTATGCTAACGGGACTGTGAACGAGGATCTAGTCAAGGAGACCACTAAAAACCTGTTCCAGCAGATACCATGTGACACTGAT ACGAATGACACGACCCTTGGGAACGTGTGTGGTTACTTGAAGTATGGCCGTGGAGA TTTCACCATCTACCTCCAAATCTACAACATCTTCATGCTGTTCTGGATGGTCAACTTCGCGGTAGCCCTTGGTCAGATGACCCTGGCCGGAGCGTTCGCCTCGTACTACTGGGCGTGGGACAAGAGCAAGGACATCCCGACCTTCCCCTTGGCCAGCTCTTTCTGGCGTTGTTTCAG GTACCATCTGGGCACCCTGGCGTTTGGCTCCCTGATCATCGCGATCGTCCAGATGATCCGGGTGTTCCTGGAGTATTTGGACCATAAGCTGAAGGGCAGTGAGAACCCTGTGGCCAAATTCTTCCTTAA ATGTCTGAAGTGCTGCTTCTGGTGTCTGGAGAAGTTCATCAAATTCATCAACAAGAATGCCTACATCATC ACCGCCATCTACGGTAAGAATTTCTGCATGGCAGCGAAAGACGCGTTTTTCCTCATCCTCCGAAACGTCGTCAG GGTTGTCGTTATAGACAAGGTGACGGATTTTCTGCTTCTTATCGGGAAACTGGTTGTCGTGGGGCTTGTGG GAGCTGGCTCGTTCTTTTTCTTTGACGGGAGGATACCGTATTTAGCCAAGTACACGCCCAACCTCAACTTTTACATTGTTCCAATTGTG GTCGTCATCATCGGCAGCTACATCGTCGCCTCTTGCTTCTTCAGCGTGTACGGCATGGCCGTGGACACACTCTTCCTGTGTTTCT TGGAAGATCTGGAGCGTCATGACGGCTCGGCAGACAAGCCCTACTACATGAGCAAGGAACTGATGGGGATCCTAGGAAAGAAGAACACTATTCCCAAGAAGGAGGACTGA